In the genome of Bremerella sp. JC817, one region contains:
- a CDS encoding M3 family oligoendopeptidase, with protein MDDFRTLALPEPNLAELTAQYNEIAKGIESLNGDDGRGEALFQWVEKWDEIRRDVDSWRCLTEIRFHQDTKNAEYKAAMDRRDEIDPKLTDLDVRIKKLLLAEPRREKIVDRFGEQAVALWECQVRSFDPVIESDLVEEARLMSKYNELLASASFEFQGKTTNLSGIIEFAESQDRSVRHSALSTMWSWFADNHEELDKIYDQMVKLRDQMAKKLKYDNYVQLGYQRMSRIDYTEQDVQQYRQEVIDNIVPLCTEIRRRQGELLGLDPLMYWDEPIHDPAGNPRPQGSYDHQIEQAQLMFDGMSDKLGQFFQLMRDKNLMDLQNRSGKAGGGFCSSLLQQRVPFIFANFNGTMGDVEVFTHEMGHAYQCYESISLPLVENIWPTYESCEIHSMSLEYLCWPHMENFFGDQADRFRRIHLTTSLLFLPYGVMVDHFQHEVYNHPEMTPEERNAVWTRLEAIYLPHMQFGDLPHLPGGGRWQRQRHIYMSPFYYIDYTLAQCCALQFWVRAQQDFGQALTDYEMLCSRGGTLPFQQLAKSADLKSPFAKGCLSEVAAQASKFLGL; from the coding sequence ATGGACGACTTCCGTACGCTTGCTCTGCCTGAGCCAAACCTCGCTGAGCTGACTGCCCAATACAACGAGATCGCCAAGGGAATCGAAAGCCTCAATGGAGACGACGGCCGCGGCGAAGCGCTCTTTCAGTGGGTGGAAAAGTGGGACGAGATCCGACGCGATGTCGACTCGTGGCGCTGCCTGACCGAGATCCGCTTCCATCAAGACACCAAGAATGCCGAGTACAAAGCGGCGATGGATCGCAGAGACGAAATCGACCCGAAGCTGACCGATCTCGACGTGCGGATCAAGAAGCTGCTACTCGCCGAACCACGCCGCGAAAAAATCGTCGATCGTTTTGGCGAACAAGCGGTCGCCCTGTGGGAATGCCAGGTCCGCTCGTTCGATCCGGTGATCGAAAGCGACCTGGTCGAAGAAGCGCGTCTGATGTCGAAGTACAACGAACTGCTGGCCAGCGCTTCGTTTGAATTCCAAGGCAAGACAACCAACTTATCCGGCATCATCGAGTTTGCTGAATCGCAAGATCGTTCGGTCCGCCATTCGGCCCTCAGCACGATGTGGAGTTGGTTTGCCGACAATCACGAAGAGCTCGACAAGATCTACGATCAGATGGTCAAGCTGCGCGATCAGATGGCCAAGAAGCTGAAGTACGACAACTACGTTCAGCTCGGCTATCAGCGGATGTCGCGTATCGACTACACCGAACAAGACGTCCAGCAATATCGCCAGGAAGTGATCGACAACATCGTCCCGCTGTGCACCGAGATCCGTCGTCGGCAAGGCGAACTGCTCGGTCTCGATCCCCTGATGTACTGGGACGAACCGATTCACGACCCCGCAGGCAATCCACGTCCGCAGGGCAGCTACGATCATCAAATCGAGCAAGCTCAACTGATGTTCGATGGCATGAGCGACAAGCTGGGGCAGTTCTTTCAGTTGATGCGTGACAAGAACCTGATGGACCTGCAAAACCGTTCTGGCAAAGCAGGCGGTGGGTTCTGTTCCAGCTTGCTGCAGCAGCGTGTGCCGTTCATCTTCGCGAACTTCAACGGCACCATGGGAGACGTCGAAGTCTTCACGCACGAGATGGGCCACGCGTACCAGTGCTATGAGAGTATCTCGTTGCCGCTCGTCGAAAACATCTGGCCGACCTATGAGTCGTGCGAGATTCACTCGATGAGCCTCGAATACCTTTGCTGGCCGCACATGGAGAACTTCTTCGGTGACCAGGCCGATCGTTTCCGTCGGATCCATCTCACCACTTCGCTGCTGTTTTTGCCTTATGGCGTGATGGTCGATCACTTCCAGCACGAAGTCTACAACCACCCTGAGATGACGCCGGAAGAGCGGAACGCCGTCTGGACCAGGCTCGAAGCGATCTATCTGCCGCACATGCAGTTCGGTGATTTGCCGCACCTGCCAGGTGGCGGTCGATGGCAGCGGCAGCGACACATCTACATGTCGCCGTTCTATTACATCGACTACACGTTGGCTCAGTGCTGTGCCCTGCAGTTCTGGGTGCGTGCTCAGCAAGACTTCGGTCAGGCCCTGACCGATTACGAAATGCTGTGCAGCCGCGGTGGTACGCTCCCATTCCAGCAATTGGCCAAGAGTGCCGATCTGAAGAGCCCCTTCGCCAAGGGATGCCTCTCGGAGGTGGCAGCCCAGGCCAGCAAGTTCCTCGGACTGTAA
- a CDS encoding molybdopterin-dependent oxidoreductase codes for MFGLVEKELTFNWEEFQALPRVKVFADFHCVTQWSRLGNLWEGVSTKYLLEQAGVLPEAKYVVCHGFDNGWTTNLPLEEFLSDDALLADTHDGMEINADHGGPVRGMVPKLYAWKSAKWIKAIELAATDQPGYWEQNGYHNLGDPWREQRFG; via the coding sequence GTGTTCGGGCTGGTCGAAAAAGAATTGACCTTCAACTGGGAAGAATTTCAGGCCTTGCCGCGTGTGAAGGTGTTTGCCGACTTCCACTGTGTGACGCAGTGGTCGCGGCTGGGCAATTTATGGGAAGGTGTTTCGACGAAGTACCTTCTCGAGCAAGCAGGCGTGCTTCCGGAAGCAAAGTACGTGGTATGCCATGGCTTCGACAACGGCTGGACGACCAATCTTCCGCTGGAAGAGTTCCTCAGCGACGATGCATTGCTGGCCGACACGCACGATGGCATGGAGATCAACGCCGATCATGGCGGACCAGTCCGCGGCATGGTTCCCAAGCTGTATGCCTGGAAGAGTGCCAAGTGGATCAAAGCGATCGAACTGGCCGCGACCGACCAGCCTGGCTATTGGGAACAAAACGGATACCACAATCTGGGCGATCCGTGGCGTGAGCAGCGATTCGGTTAG
- a CDS encoding DUF4282 domain-containing protein, translating to MADEFFYKFNPTAPEVGPIDSKTLKQLAGSGAIQPESQLRRGTGDWVVASSVKGLFPDAAPASPPEAIPVEAPAAAPPEAAPVVAPAASAGLNFPSLAETKSAPDVPPGLDSLVVAPKKAAGKPVKKPVPPASKKTAAPPVAAPVVPAAEAATAEPVQPATPTAVAAPAMAASPKEVAAKESASNPFATDPKGGRSSGPRRKGTGGLGSLFNFDVLIGPTVIKALFFLVTTLILLGWMASTGWTVVMALATGEALALGIAAVMSLFLLMVSLVYIIIARVMAEIVITFFQINENVRDMRDMMEEDQGVVS from the coding sequence ATGGCCGATGAATTCTTCTACAAGTTCAATCCCACGGCCCCCGAAGTCGGCCCGATTGATTCAAAAACACTGAAGCAACTGGCCGGAAGTGGGGCGATTCAGCCTGAAAGCCAGTTGCGACGTGGGACTGGCGACTGGGTTGTTGCTTCGTCAGTGAAGGGGCTTTTCCCCGATGCCGCACCTGCCTCGCCACCAGAAGCGATTCCAGTGGAAGCCCCAGCGGCGGCGCCTCCTGAGGCGGCTCCCGTCGTGGCTCCGGCTGCCTCTGCGGGATTGAACTTCCCCAGCCTGGCCGAAACCAAGTCGGCTCCGGATGTCCCTCCAGGACTCGACTCACTGGTCGTGGCTCCGAAGAAGGCAGCCGGTAAGCCTGTGAAGAAGCCGGTGCCTCCAGCTTCGAAGAAGACCGCGGCCCCTCCGGTTGCCGCCCCGGTCGTCCCCGCTGCAGAAGCTGCCACGGCGGAACCTGTCCAGCCGGCTACCCCTACGGCGGTTGCCGCCCCTGCCATGGCTGCCAGTCCGAAAGAAGTCGCGGCGAAGGAGTCGGCGTCCAATCCATTTGCCACCGATCCGAAGGGAGGCCGGTCGAGCGGTCCGCGTCGCAAGGGAACCGGTGGGCTTGGCTCGCTATTCAACTTCGATGTGCTGATCGGCCCGACGGTGATCAAGGCATTGTTCTTTCTGGTTACCACGTTGATTTTGCTGGGCTGGATGGCTTCGACCGGTTGGACGGTCGTCATGGCGCTGGCGACCGGCGAGGCGTTGGCCCTCGGCATCGCGGCAGTCATGTCGCTGTTTCTCCTGATGGTTTCGTTGGTCTATATCATCATTGCCCGGGTCATGGCCGAGATCGTGATCACGTTCTTCCAGATCAACGAGAACGTCCGCGACATGCGCGACATGATGGAAGAAGACCAAGGCGTCGTGTCATAG
- the purH gene encoding bifunctional phosphoribosylaminoimidazolecarboxamide formyltransferase/IMP cyclohydrolase → MSHDPVIQNAIISVSNKEGLTEFAQGLVEAGVTIYSTGGTRRHLEEAKIAVKDVTEYTQFPEMMDGRLKTLHPKIFGGILCRHDRDDDMTAIGEHGIFAIPLVVVNLYPFEETIAKPGVTDAQAIEQIDIGGPSLVRAAAKNHAFTTIACKPCQYPEILAELKEGGKTSLGLRRKLAAAAFAHTAAYDAAIANYFEKDEENAFPETLRPTYERTSVLRYGENPHQQGALYAVPKFSGASLVHAKQLNGKELSYNNLLDLDSALAIARGLPDAAVSVIKHNNPCGAASAASLSEACEKAMLGDPLSAFGSVIGMNQQVDAATAEYLSTPGLFVEAIAAPGFTPEAVEILTTKPKWKANVRLMEVGPLEGARPEFQSRWIEGGLLVQNTDFTPDDPSTWQVVTETQVDEATRQELLFAWEICRFVKSNAIVLCKDRSLIGAGAGQMSRVDSVQISIEKAADRAPGSVLASDAFFPFPDSIHEAAKAGVKAFIQPGGSKRDQEVIDACNEHKLPMLFTGVRHFRH, encoded by the coding sequence ATGTCTCACGACCCTGTTATTCAAAATGCCATCATCAGCGTCAGCAACAAGGAAGGTCTGACGGAATTCGCTCAAGGGCTGGTCGAAGCAGGGGTTACGATCTACAGCACCGGTGGAACTCGGCGTCACCTGGAAGAAGCTAAGATCGCGGTGAAAGACGTCACCGAATACACGCAGTTCCCTGAAATGATGGATGGTCGTCTGAAGACGCTGCATCCCAAGATCTTCGGCGGTATCTTGTGCCGACACGATCGCGACGACGACATGACCGCGATCGGTGAACATGGCATCTTCGCGATCCCGCTGGTCGTGGTGAACTTGTACCCATTTGAAGAAACGATCGCCAAGCCAGGCGTGACCGATGCCCAAGCGATCGAGCAGATCGACATCGGCGGTCCAAGCCTCGTGCGTGCCGCTGCCAAGAATCACGCGTTCACGACCATCGCTTGCAAGCCTTGCCAATACCCAGAGATCTTGGCGGAACTGAAGGAAGGTGGCAAAACGAGCCTCGGTCTGCGTCGCAAGCTGGCCGCCGCTGCTTTCGCACATACGGCTGCCTACGACGCCGCCATCGCCAACTACTTCGAGAAAGACGAAGAGAACGCCTTCCCCGAAACGCTGCGTCCAACCTACGAACGAACTTCCGTGCTGCGTTACGGCGAGAACCCACATCAGCAAGGTGCTCTCTACGCCGTGCCCAAGTTCTCTGGGGCTTCGCTGGTGCATGCCAAGCAGCTCAACGGCAAAGAGCTTTCGTACAACAACCTGCTCGACCTCGACAGCGCGCTGGCCATCGCTCGCGGTTTGCCCGATGCGGCTGTCTCGGTGATCAAGCACAACAATCCATGTGGTGCCGCTTCCGCAGCGAGTTTGTCGGAAGCCTGTGAGAAGGCCATGCTGGGTGATCCGCTGAGCGCCTTCGGAAGCGTGATCGGTATGAACCAGCAGGTCGATGCCGCCACGGCCGAATATCTGTCGACGCCGGGTCTGTTCGTCGAAGCGATCGCCGCGCCAGGCTTCACGCCAGAAGCGGTCGAAATCTTGACCACCAAGCCCAAGTGGAAAGCCAACGTTCGCTTGATGGAAGTTGGTCCGCTGGAAGGGGCTCGTCCTGAATTCCAGTCGCGCTGGATCGAAGGTGGCTTGCTCGTTCAGAACACCGACTTCACCCCAGACGACCCAAGCACCTGGCAAGTTGTTACCGAAACGCAGGTCGACGAAGCGACACGTCAGGAACTGTTGTTTGCCTGGGAGATTTGCCGGTTCGTTAAATCGAACGCGATTGTCTTGTGCAAGGATCGATCGCTGATCGGTGCCGGTGCCGGCCAGATGAGCCGCGTCGACTCGGTTCAGATCTCGATTGAGAAAGCAGCCGATCGCGCTCCTGGCAGCGTGCTGGCCAGCGACGCGTTCTTCCCGTTCCCCGATTCGATTCACGAAGCCGCCAAGGCAGGCGTCAAAGCGTTCATCCAGCCAGGCGGCTCGAAACGAGATCAAGAAGTGATCGACGCTTGTAACGAGCACAAGTTGCCGATGCTGTTCACCGGCGTTCGCCACTTCCGTCATTAA
- a CDS encoding GTPase, with the protein MLTPPARGAIATVAVRGPQAVASADRYFYGLGKLPLADAEVGRILVGHWRENDQQPGEELVVAKLAEDLVEIHCHGGLQASRQILNHLQSAGCEVESWQQWNSATHDDAIVAEAHLALPEAATTQAALHLWDQCQGALSRELTAIIALLDEPNFEVATQRIDQLLRLAPLGQSLTRPWSIVLAGPPNVGKSSLLNKIVGYDRAIVLDMPGTTRDVLHATTALDGWPVQFSDTAGIRVSDDQLEQAGIAKAKAALTSADLVIVLHDAAQLRPDQLDQSLRELPSALHVVNKIDLAGDLKLPHSREMLATSAVTGEGISELITAIVEHLVPEVPQPGAPLPFTARQINALRDAAQCIERRQADAAKSVLIPLFQVTT; encoded by the coding sequence GTGCTGACGCCTCCGGCTCGCGGAGCGATCGCCACGGTCGCCGTGCGCGGTCCCCAAGCGGTGGCATCGGCCGATCGTTACTTTTATGGCCTGGGAAAGCTGCCCTTGGCCGACGCCGAAGTGGGACGGATTCTCGTCGGGCATTGGCGTGAAAACGATCAGCAGCCCGGCGAAGAGCTGGTGGTCGCCAAGCTGGCGGAAGATCTCGTCGAGATCCATTGCCACGGTGGCCTGCAAGCGAGTCGCCAGATTCTGAATCACCTGCAATCGGCCGGCTGCGAGGTTGAATCGTGGCAGCAGTGGAACAGCGCCACGCATGACGACGCGATCGTGGCCGAGGCCCATCTCGCCTTGCCGGAGGCTGCCACCACTCAGGCAGCCCTTCATTTATGGGATCAATGCCAGGGTGCTCTGTCGCGCGAGCTGACCGCGATTATCGCCCTGCTGGACGAGCCGAATTTCGAAGTTGCGACACAGCGAATCGATCAACTTCTGCGACTTGCGCCGCTCGGGCAATCTTTAACGCGTCCCTGGTCGATTGTTTTGGCAGGGCCACCCAACGTCGGCAAGAGCAGTCTGCTGAATAAGATCGTCGGCTACGATCGGGCAATCGTGCTCGACATGCCTGGCACGACCCGCGATGTGCTGCACGCGACCACCGCTTTGGATGGCTGGCCGGTGCAGTTCTCGGATACTGCCGGGATCCGGGTTTCGGACGACCAACTGGAACAAGCCGGAATCGCCAAGGCGAAGGCCGCGTTGACTTCGGCCGACCTGGTGATTGTTTTGCACGACGCCGCTCAGCTTCGCCCCGATCAACTCGACCAGTCGCTCCGCGAACTGCCATCGGCATTGCATGTGGTCAACAAGATCGACCTTGCTGGCGACCTCAAGCTTCCCCACTCGCGTGAAATGCTGGCGACCAGTGCGGTTACTGGCGAAGGGATATCGGAACTGATCACGGCAATCGTCGAGCACCTGGTGCCGGAAGTTCCCCAGCCTGGCGCGCCCCTCCCCTTCACTGCCCGACAGATCAATGCCTTGCGAGACGCGGCCCAATGCATCGAACGACGCCAGGCCGATGCGGCCAAGTCAGTACTCATTCCACTCTTTCAAGTGACGACCTGA
- a CDS encoding LptF/LptG family permease, which translates to MLTTIQRYVLWEILKVFLLCLGITVLLMTVGGGVNEGLKKGLPPGVILNMLPYFIPEMLRYTIPGCMLFAVCTLFGRMSATNEITAVKSAGINPIELMWPVLALAYFLSFFTFWMYDACASWSRPNMHRVVAESLDDTVYGMLRAKRSFKMSGFDVSVKTVRDRVMISPRFTIAATDSQPSIFVEVAEAELRTDPETGVLQLICRDGSVEYGGEQSIDFPDEQIIYLDHLNSIEMDENSASPANLTLNAIPRQIERQQKIIEEGRQSLANAEAAGDEETIGHAKRHVSHHQNRLYRLQAERQRRLANGFGVFCFVCMGMPVAIWRRSSDNVSTFFTCFLPILLLYYPLLVIGEQTARDGTFGSAPVWIANIVLLAVGALLVWRVNRN; encoded by the coding sequence ATGTTGACCACGATTCAGAGGTACGTTCTGTGGGAGATCCTCAAGGTCTTCCTGCTCTGCCTCGGAATAACTGTGCTTCTGATGACCGTCGGTGGCGGTGTGAATGAAGGGCTGAAAAAGGGTCTGCCGCCAGGCGTGATCCTGAACATGCTCCCTTACTTCATCCCCGAGATGCTGCGGTACACGATCCCTGGCTGCATGCTGTTTGCGGTCTGTACGCTCTTCGGCCGGATGTCTGCCACCAACGAGATCACCGCTGTTAAGTCAGCGGGGATCAATCCGATAGAACTGATGTGGCCGGTGCTAGCACTGGCTTACTTTCTCAGCTTCTTCACCTTCTGGATGTACGATGCCTGCGCCAGCTGGTCGCGTCCGAACATGCACCGCGTGGTGGCCGAGTCGCTTGACGACACCGTCTACGGCATGCTTCGGGCGAAGCGAAGCTTCAAGATGTCTGGCTTCGATGTCTCGGTGAAGACGGTCCGCGACCGCGTGATGATCAGTCCCCGATTCACGATCGCCGCGACGGACTCACAGCCATCGATCTTCGTGGAAGTGGCCGAGGCCGAGCTACGAACCGATCCGGAAACAGGCGTGCTGCAGTTGATCTGCCGCGATGGCTCGGTCGAATATGGTGGCGAGCAGTCGATCGACTTCCCAGACGAGCAAATCATTTACCTCGATCATTTGAACTCGATCGAGATGGACGAAAACAGCGCCTCGCCGGCGAACCTCACCCTCAATGCAATCCCCAGGCAGATCGAGCGGCAGCAGAAGATCATCGAAGAAGGAAGGCAGAGCCTGGCCAACGCGGAGGCGGCGGGGGACGAAGAAACGATCGGGCATGCCAAGCGGCACGTCAGTCACCATCAAAACCGACTCTACCGACTGCAAGCCGAGCGGCAACGTCGCCTGGCGAATGGGTTCGGTGTGTTTTGCTTCGTTTGCATGGGGATGCCAGTCGCGATCTGGCGTCGTTCGTCCGACAACGTCTCGACGTTCTTTACCTGCTTCCTGCCGATCTTGCTCCTGTACTATCCGCTGCTGGTGATCGGTGAACAAACCGCGCGTGACGGAACGTTTGGTTCTGCCCCGGTTTGGATTGCGAACATTGTCCTTTTGGCAGTCGGTGCGCTGCTGGTTTGGCGCGTCAACCGAAACTGA
- a CDS encoding HupE/UreJ family protein, with product MNVARQLGALTLLLAFGSIAWAGSLDGIVTGSSFLDGILHPWFSAEHLLAMLAIGILAVHVEKGSIIAVPIVFLTSMLAGAGLNGSGIAIPWVETWVAISMIILGILLAVGWKYPELMLAIVVAGCGLFHGYAHGMIYRAPTLSLSLLAGLTIGCALVLALGIWIGHWIVASSIFSRCLGGGVILGGLVALFFVAGT from the coding sequence ATGAATGTTGCTCGACAGCTCGGAGCCTTAACGCTGCTGCTGGCCTTCGGCTCGATCGCGTGGGCCGGTTCGCTGGACGGAATCGTTACCGGTAGCAGCTTTCTGGATGGGATCCTGCATCCCTGGTTCAGTGCCGAGCATCTGCTGGCAATGCTCGCGATTGGCATTCTGGCCGTGCATGTCGAGAAGGGTTCGATCATCGCCGTGCCGATTGTCTTTCTGACCAGCATGCTGGCCGGGGCAGGTCTCAACGGCAGCGGGATCGCCATTCCGTGGGTCGAAACCTGGGTCGCGATCTCGATGATCATTCTGGGAATCTTGCTGGCCGTCGGCTGGAAGTATCCCGAATTGATGCTGGCAATCGTAGTGGCTGGATGCGGTTTGTTTCATGGGTATGCCCATGGGATGATCTATCGGGCACCGACCTTATCGCTATCACTGCTGGCAGGCCTGACCATTGGCTGTGCCCTGGTGCTGGCACTGGGAATCTGGATTGGCCATTGGATTGTGGCGTCGTCGATCTTCTCTCGATGCCTTGGTGGCGGCGTGATTCTGGGCGGGCTTGTCGCGCTGTTCTTTGTCGCCGGCACGTAA
- the trpC gene encoding indole-3-glycerol phosphate synthase TrpC has translation MSAPTVLDKIVAKKWEEIAAAKALRSLTEVEARIADAPPARDFLGALAADGPVKLIAEVKKASPSKGLIRPDFHPVQIAKDYEAAGATCISCLTDESFFQGHLDYLVAIRQEVGLPILRKDFVLDPYQVVEARAAGADAVLLIAECLDDAALKSLHDQICELGMTPLVELYDEENVSRVLDIGAKLVGINNRDLRTFEVDLHHTIRLGQQIPDDRVLVGESGIFTHDDILLLQNNDVDAVLVGESLMRQDDVQAAVHSLLGTSSSMS, from the coding sequence ATGTCTGCCCCGACCGTCCTCGACAAGATTGTTGCCAAGAAGTGGGAAGAGATTGCCGCCGCCAAGGCGCTACGTTCGCTGACCGAAGTCGAGGCACGCATCGCCGATGCCCCTCCGGCCCGCGACTTTCTGGGTGCGTTGGCTGCGGATGGTCCGGTGAAACTAATCGCCGAGGTGAAGAAGGCGAGCCCATCGAAAGGGCTCATTCGGCCTGACTTCCATCCCGTACAGATTGCCAAGGACTACGAAGCAGCTGGGGCGACCTGCATTAGCTGCTTGACCGACGAGTCGTTCTTTCAAGGTCACCTCGACTACCTGGTGGCCATTCGTCAGGAAGTCGGCCTGCCGATACTGCGAAAAGACTTCGTGCTCGATCCGTACCAGGTCGTCGAAGCCCGAGCCGCTGGCGCGGATGCCGTGCTTTTGATTGCCGAATGTCTGGACGACGCTGCGCTGAAGTCGTTGCACGATCAGATCTGCGAACTGGGCATGACGCCCCTGGTCGAGTTGTACGACGAAGAGAACGTGTCGCGTGTGCTCGACATTGGGGCGAAGCTGGTGGGGATCAACAACCGTGACCTGCGAACCTTCGAGGTCGATCTTCACCATACGATCCGCCTGGGGCAACAGATCCCGGACGACCGCGTGTTGGTGGGCGAGAGCGGGATCTTCACGCACGACGATATTCTTCTGCTTCAGAACAACGATGTCGATGCCGTACTGGTGGGCGAAAGCCTGATGCGGCAAGACGACGTGCAAGCGGCCGTGCATAGCTTGCTCGGAACGTCGTCGTCGATGTCGTAA
- a CDS encoding phosphatase PAP2 family protein, giving the protein MPSSDGSLARLLLGMALIPLMLLAVITTLCYLTAIDPATTHLFYSAEGNPFPYRESIVATTIYNYGPFPAVVFGSLSGVAFLGSFVFARLRTWRKGALFCLLAIVIGPGILINSVLKPYWGRPRPCDTVAFGGGQDYVPPGTIGPYEMAKSFPSGHASMGFVFLLPAFLLLRQNRKLAAGVFVLGLACGMGVGASRIAEGGHYLSDIAWSGAIVYFTGLTLYVVMYGWKRSVRQGSENPDTVPFSSARDAASTGNTRTTSAA; this is encoded by the coding sequence TTGCCCTCTAGCGACGGTTCGCTGGCACGCCTTCTGTTGGGGATGGCTCTGATTCCCCTGATGCTGTTGGCCGTGATCACCACGCTGTGCTATCTGACCGCCATCGATCCCGCCACGACGCACCTGTTCTATAGCGCGGAAGGGAATCCATTTCCTTACCGCGAATCGATCGTTGCGACCACGATTTACAACTATGGCCCGTTTCCCGCAGTCGTTTTCGGCAGCTTGAGCGGCGTCGCCTTTCTGGGAAGCTTCGTCTTCGCCCGCCTACGTACATGGCGAAAAGGGGCGCTATTCTGCTTGCTGGCAATCGTCATCGGACCAGGCATCCTGATCAACTCGGTGCTGAAGCCTTATTGGGGACGCCCGCGGCCATGCGATACGGTCGCCTTTGGTGGTGGGCAAGACTACGTTCCGCCTGGCACGATCGGCCCTTACGAGATGGCCAAGTCATTCCCCAGCGGGCATGCCTCGATGGGATTTGTCTTCCTGTTGCCAGCCTTTTTGCTGCTTCGTCAGAACCGAAAACTGGCCGCAGGCGTATTTGTGTTGGGCCTCGCTTGTGGAATGGGAGTGGGGGCATCCCGGATCGCCGAAGGGGGGCATTATCTTAGTGATATTGCTTGGAGTGGGGCGATTGTCTACTTTACCGGCCTTACTTTGTACGTGGTGATGTACGGCTGGAAACGGTCGGTTCGCCAAGGCAGCGAGAACCCCGACACGGTGCCGTTCTCGTCCGCTCGCGATGCCGCGTCTACTGGAAATACTCGCACCACTTCGGCCGCCTAA
- a CDS encoding glycosyltransferase family 39 protein — protein sequence MNETTADLASPSVDNPLWSRRALWFLVGLGLFRLLYLALDPFDLVHDEAYYWDWSRQLDYGYFSKPPMIAWLIGLSTRLLGDHEFAVRLPAVLLGTGSLGFLFLLARRMYDAQVGFWAMLLAALTPGNVAMSLLMTIDAPFLFFWSVAMYAFWRLLERGEDRGKWLLITMVVIGLGLLTKQTMVGMLVFGGLFVLLSKEDRFEAIRPGLYICAIGALLFLLPVVYWNYQHDWVTVQHTSEHFQGEPVSALRRVVISLEFVGGLFGLLSPVTFFLVAMVGLFGLLSFRNLGRRERYLLCMSALPLILVVGLSLKQRLELNWPAPFFSAGIILVAAWALGRVSLPKMVLQPAEWRLKYAAIFGALFVVGTYAIPFALKPMGLNGSKVDVIVRLRGWEELGTEVGARLKDRSPESTPMIVAAGRAVASELAFYMPQHPKVYLWGDNDFPLSQYDIWGGPQNVDGQDLLLVTHQNEELPPPLRLAFASVEPLENVEIEVGNGRKHAVTIYQGKGFRGWSVAKRIQADEKTLRR from the coding sequence ATGAACGAAACGACTGCCGATCTCGCCTCACCTTCCGTCGACAACCCACTCTGGTCGCGACGCGCCCTGTGGTTTCTGGTGGGGCTCGGACTGTTTCGCCTGCTGTATCTGGCGCTTGATCCTTTTGACCTGGTGCATGACGAAGCCTATTACTGGGACTGGTCGCGTCAGCTCGACTACGGCTATTTCAGCAAGCCGCCGATGATTGCCTGGTTGATCGGGCTTTCGACACGGCTGTTGGGCGATCACGAGTTCGCCGTCCGCTTGCCTGCCGTGTTGCTGGGCACCGGTAGCCTCGGATTTCTGTTTCTCCTTGCTCGCCGCATGTACGACGCTCAGGTCGGCTTCTGGGCGATGTTGCTCGCCGCGCTGACGCCTGGCAACGTAGCGATGAGCCTGTTGATGACCATCGATGCTCCGTTTTTGTTCTTCTGGAGCGTCGCCATGTATGCCTTCTGGCGACTGCTGGAACGAGGCGAAGATCGTGGCAAATGGTTGCTGATCACGATGGTCGTCATTGGCCTCGGTCTGTTGACCAAGCAAACCATGGTTGGCATGCTGGTGTTCGGCGGCTTGTTCGTGCTCCTTTCCAAAGAAGATCGTTTCGAAGCGATTCGGCCCGGTCTATATATCTGTGCGATTGGTGCACTGTTGTTTCTGCTGCCGGTCGTCTATTGGAACTACCAACACGACTGGGTCACGGTGCAGCACACCAGCGAGCACTTCCAGGGCGAGCCTGTCTCGGCACTGCGTCGCGTGGTGATCTCGCTGGAATTCGTTGGCGGACTGTTCGGATTGCTTTCGCCGGTGACCTTCTTTCTGGTCGCTATGGTGGGACTGTTCGGACTGTTATCGTTCAGGAATTTGGGGCGTCGTGAACGCTACCTGCTTTGCATGAGTGCCTTGCCACTGATCCTGGTGGTCGGCTTAAGCTTGAAGCAACGTTTAGAACTAAACTGGCCAGCGCCATTCTTCAGTGCTGGAATCATCCTGGTGGCTGCCTGGGCTTTGGGCCGCGTATCGCTACCGAAGATGGTGCTGCAGCCTGCCGAGTGGCGACTGAAGTACGCGGCCATTTTCGGTGCGTTGTTTGTCGTTGGCACCTATGCGATTCCCTTCGCGTTGAAGCCGATGGGCTTAAACGGCAGCAAGGTTGACGTGATTGTTCGCCTTCGTGGCTGGGAAGAACTTGGCACCGAAGTGGGTGCTCGCTTGAAAGATCGCTCGCCCGAATCGACGCCAATGATCGTGGCGGCTGGCCGCGCCGTCGCTTCGGAGCTTGCCTTCTACATGCCGCAGCATCCCAAGGTCTACCTTTGGGGCGACAATGACTTTCCCCTCTCGCAGTACGACATCTGGGGTGGACCGCAGAACGTCGATGGCCAGGACCTGCTGCTGGTTACCCATCAAAACGAAGAACTCCCACCGCCGCTACGACTTGCTTTCGCATCGGTCGAGCCGCTGGAAAATGTCGAGATCGAAGTTGGCAACGGCCGCAAGCATGCCGTGACCATCTATCAAGGCAAAGGTTTCCGCGGATGGTCGGTCGCCAAACGAATTCAGGCCGACGAAAAGACGCTGCGGCGTTAA